A DNA window from Bacillota bacterium contains the following coding sequences:
- a CDS encoding pyridoxal phosphate-dependent aminotransferase family protein has product MNSLQRRIDAFSSRLRKVKENHLYYYLQQVDALNGARVTIGGREMIMFSSYSYLALIDHPGIKAAANAATSEFGTGTHGVRILAGTTKLHVELERRLAEFMGTEDAIAYNSGFLGNVATISSFVGKGDAVIVDQLSHASLVDGARLSGAEFIWFQHNDPSDLERILRDAEGRYRGKLVVVDGVYSMDGDVAPVPELLELVRKYDAWLLVDEAHSLGVLGRTGHGIKEYFGLPDDAIDITTGSLSKTLPAVGGFVAGKADFIAFLRHNARGFVFSAALPPAATAAAKAALDVIEEEQWRIAKLRANIKRFVDGLHDLGYDTLNSKSAVIPIIIGEEEKTLKLTMLLHEDGIFICPILPPAVPPKTCRLRANVLASHTDEDIDRALDALGRAGKKLGIIGGGQGSAKGASAGEGGSERAPEPELEPAMEVATGVVSAGR; this is encoded by the coding sequence ATGAACTCTCTCCAAAGAAGGATCGATGCTTTCTCCAGCCGCCTGAGGAAGGTCAAAGAAAACCACCTCTATTACTATCTCCAGCAGGTTGACGCGCTGAACGGCGCCAGGGTCACCATAGGCGGCCGGGAGATGATAATGTTCTCGTCATATAGCTACCTTGCCCTCATCGACCACCCCGGAATCAAAGCCGCAGCAAACGCGGCGACCAGCGAATTCGGGACGGGCACCCACGGAGTCAGGATCCTGGCGGGCACGACTAAGCTTCATGTCGAGCTTGAGCGAAGACTCGCGGAATTCATGGGGACGGAGGATGCCATAGCCTATAACAGCGGTTTCCTTGGCAATGTGGCGACGATCTCGTCCTTCGTTGGGAAAGGGGACGCCGTGATCGTCGACCAGCTGAGCCACGCGAGCCTGGTTGACGGCGCCAGGCTCTCAGGCGCGGAATTCATCTGGTTTCAGCACAACGACCCGTCTGACCTGGAGAGGATTCTCCGTGACGCAGAAGGCCGCTACAGGGGCAAGCTCGTGGTCGTCGACGGGGTCTACAGCATGGACGGCGATGTGGCGCCCGTGCCCGAGCTCCTGGAGCTCGTCCGCAAATACGATGCATGGCTGCTCGTTGACGAGGCGCACTCCCTGGGCGTCCTGGGGCGGACCGGCCACGGCATAAAGGAGTACTTCGGCCTTCCCGATGATGCGATAGATATAACCACAGGCTCTCTCAGCAAGACCCTCCCTGCCGTCGGCGGATTCGTCGCCGGAAAGGCTGACTTCATAGCATTCCTCCGCCATAATGCAAGAGGCTTTGTATTCTCCGCTGCGCTCCCGCCCGCCGCAACGGCCGCAGCGAAAGCCGCCCTCGACGTCATAGAGGAGGAGCAATGGAGGATCGCGAAGCTGAGGGCCAATATAAAGAGGTTTGTGGATGGCCTGCACGACCTCGGGTACGACACCCTTAACTCCAAGAGCGCGGTGATCCCGATCATAATCGGTGAGGAGGAGAAAACCCTGAAGCTGACCATGCTGCTCCATGAGGATGGGATATTCATCTGCCCGATATTGCCGCCCGCCGTGCCCCCAAAGACGTGCCGGCTCAGGGCAAACGTCCTCGCCTCCCATACAGATGAAGATATAGACCGGGCTCTGGATGCCTTGGGGCGCGCGGGCAAGAAGCTCGGCATCATCGGCGGCGGGCAAGGTTCCGCCAAGGGCGCGAGCGCCGGCGAGGGCGGGAGCGAGCGAGCGCCAGAGCCTGAACTCGAGCCCGCGATGGAGGTCGCAACAGGGGTCGTGAGCGCGGGCCGCTGA
- the rpmE gene encoding 50S ribosomal protein L31, whose translation MKKDIHPKFEITTLTCACGERFEVGSTKKDLKVEICSKCHPMFTGKQRIVDTGGRVERFKRRHGL comes from the coding sequence ATGAAGAAGGATATACACCCCAAGTTTGAGATTACGACGCTCACATGCGCTTGTGGCGAGAGGTTCGAGGTCGGCTCGACGAAAAAAGACCTCAAGGTGGAGATATGTTCCAAGTGCCATCCCATGTTTACGGGGAAGCAGAGGATAGTCGACACAGGAGGAAGGGTCGAGAGGTTCAAGAGGCGCCACGGGCTATAA
- a CDS encoding DUF1385 domain-containing protein translates to MDVRFGNRARVALFLQLGGWQGEPSRGVGELGSDFQYGGQAVIEGVMMRGQTSIAIAVRRQDHEITVREKPIGSLTARWPFLRWPVIRGVVMLVESLVIGIQALMFSANEFAGGEGEEKLKPWELTGTIVFAMALFVGLFIVLPNLFAVAVQKLVHNVVAVNLLEGLFRIFIFLAYIFAVSRIKDIQRVFEYHGAEHKTIHTYEAGEELTVENARKHSTLHPRCGTSFLLIVMVIMIIAFSLIGRRAFLPRIALRLAMLPVVAGLSYEVIKATGRKHVAKWVRWAIAPGLWLQKLTTREPDNEQLEVAIKALESVLEKKGDAFVGPA, encoded by the coding sequence ATGGACGTTAGATTTGGAAACAGAGCCAGGGTGGCTCTGTTTTTACAACTTGGTGGCTGGCAGGGGGAGCCTAGCAGGGGAGTGGGAGAATTGGGTTCAGATTTTCAATATGGCGGCCAGGCGGTTATCGAGGGCGTTATGATGCGCGGGCAAACCAGTATAGCCATTGCCGTGCGGAGGCAGGATCACGAGATCACCGTGCGGGAGAAGCCGATCGGTTCGTTGACAGCCAGGTGGCCGTTCTTGAGGTGGCCGGTCATCCGCGGCGTGGTCATGCTGGTGGAATCCCTGGTCATCGGGATTCAGGCTTTGATGTTCTCCGCCAACGAGTTTGCAGGCGGCGAAGGCGAGGAGAAGTTAAAACCCTGGGAGCTTACGGGCACGATCGTATTCGCCATGGCGCTTTTCGTCGGCCTGTTTATCGTGCTTCCCAATCTCTTTGCCGTAGCGGTCCAGAAGCTCGTGCATAATGTCGTCGCGGTTAACCTGCTTGAGGGGCTTTTCAGGATATTTATATTTCTCGCATACATTTTTGCTGTGTCGCGGATTAAAGATATTCAAAGGGTCTTTGAGTATCATGGTGCCGAACACAAGACCATTCACACATATGAAGCCGGCGAGGAGCTAACAGTGGAAAACGCCCGGAAGCATAGCACATTACACCCGAGATGTGGCACGAGCTTCCTCCTTATTGTGATGGTGATTATGATTATCGCCTTTTCCCTCATAGGGAGGAGGGCGTTCCTGCCCCGTATAGCCTTGAGGCTCGCCATGCTGCCTGTTGTCGCGGGCCTGTCATATGAGGTAATCAAGGCTACAGGCCGGAAACACGTGGCAAAGTGGGTCCGGTGGGCCATCGCGCCCGGGCTATGGCTGCAGAAGCTTACGACGCGCGAGCCCGACAATGAGCAGCTCGAGGTCGCGATAAAAGCCCTGGAATCCGTGCTAGAGAAGAAGGGTGATGCCTTTGTTGGACCAGCTTGA
- the prfA gene encoding peptide chain release factor 1, translating to MLDQLDALEQKYGEIEKMLGDPAVLGDQEKLQHYARAHADLEGIVAKYREYKTVKDGIRDVKDMLGERIDDELRELAISELESLESRARHLEKELRIMLLPKDPSDEKDVIVEIRAGAGGEEAALFAGDLFRMYGRYAERHGWRIEMMSSNPTDLGGFKEVIFTVEGRGAYSRLKYESGVHRVQRVPTTEASGRIHTSTATVAVLPEAEEVDVEIRPEDLRIDVYRSTGHGGQSVNTTDSAVRITHIPTGIVVSCQDERSQHKNREKAMRVLRARLLDKVEQEQEAEIAQARKSQVGTGDRSERIRTYNFPQNRVTDHRIGFTTHRLEAILDGDLDEVIDALVAADQAERLRKIG from the coding sequence TTGTTGGACCAGCTTGATGCGTTGGAGCAAAAATATGGTGAAATAGAGAAGATGCTGGGCGACCCCGCGGTGCTGGGGGATCAAGAGAAGCTGCAGCATTATGCGAGGGCGCACGCGGACCTGGAGGGGATCGTCGCTAAATACCGGGAGTATAAGACGGTCAAGGACGGGATCCGGGACGTGAAGGATATGCTCGGCGAACGGATCGATGACGAGCTCCGGGAGCTTGCGATCTCCGAGCTCGAGTCGTTGGAGTCCAGGGCAAGACATTTGGAGAAAGAGCTGAGGATCATGCTCCTTCCCAAGGATCCAAGCGATGAAAAGGACGTCATCGTGGAGATACGCGCCGGGGCCGGCGGCGAGGAGGCGGCTCTCTTTGCGGGAGACCTTTTCAGAATGTATGGGCGCTATGCGGAGCGGCATGGCTGGCGCATCGAGATGATGAGCAGCAATCCCACGGACCTCGGCGGCTTCAAGGAAGTGATCTTCACTGTAGAGGGCCGGGGGGCGTATAGCCGGTTGAAATATGAGAGCGGCGTGCATCGCGTCCAGCGCGTTCCTACTACAGAGGCTTCAGGGCGTATCCACACGTCCACTGCGACCGTTGCAGTCCTGCCGGAGGCGGAGGAGGTCGATGTGGAGATCCGGCCCGAGGACTTGCGAATAGATGTATACCGCTCTACGGGCCATGGTGGCCAGAGCGTAAATACAACGGATTCGGCTGTCCGCATCACCCACATACCCACGGGCATCGTCGTTTCCTGCCAGGACGAGAGGTCCCAACACAAAAACAGGGAAAAGGCCATGCGCGTTCTCCGGGCGAGGCTTCTCGACAAGGTCGAGCAGGAGCAGGAGGCCGAGATCGCGCAAGCGAGAAAGTCCCAGGTCGGCACGGGGGACAGGAGCGAGCGAATCCGGACGTATAACTTCCCCCAGAACAGGGTCACGGATCACAGGATCGGCTTTACGACCCATCGCCTCGAAGCCATCCTGGACGGGGACCTCGACGAGGTTATCGATGCGCTCGTTGCAGCCGACCAGGCTGAGAGGCTGAGGAAGATTGGTTAA
- a CDS encoding peptide chain release factor N(5)-glutamine methyltransferase, whose product MVKLEFDGAGPAGQIRVQDALRRGADYLRPRGVPTPVLDAEVLLAWVLGARREDLYTHPERLLAGDQLKMFDDVLEARGSRVPVAYIRGKKEFMSLEFYVDRRVLIPRPETEILVETVVERLNQRAHRHDGRRAVVGAASPQAGHATRLAGHGGTGHGRGVGGAEPAGWDGRSLWVADIGTGSGAIAICLARLVPGVHVFASDISTDALAVARINADKHGVTDRITFIEGDLFSPFAGFDVDGARRGRICGAREFEGKFDAIVSNPPYISSAEMRTLQDEITYEPVVALDGGEDGLDVCRGILSQAPMHLAEGGFVALEVASNRAEEVREIALRRFEEVEILRDYSGRERVAFARGPRKGR is encoded by the coding sequence TTGGTTAAGCTCGAGTTTGATGGAGCTGGACCGGCTGGTCAGATTAGAGTACAGGATGCCCTGAGGCGCGGCGCTGACTACTTGCGCCCGCGCGGTGTCCCAACCCCCGTCCTGGATGCTGAGGTCCTGCTCGCGTGGGTCCTTGGCGCGAGGCGGGAGGACCTTTACACCCACCCGGAGAGGCTTCTCGCTGGCGACCAACTCAAGATGTTCGACGATGTCCTCGAGGCTAGGGGGTCACGGGTCCCCGTGGCGTATATTCGCGGCAAGAAGGAGTTTATGTCCCTCGAGTTCTATGTCGATAGGAGGGTCTTGATCCCCCGCCCCGAGACCGAGATACTTGTGGAGACTGTAGTCGAGAGACTGAATCAGCGTGCCCACCGACACGATGGCCGGCGCGCTGTTGTGGGAGCGGCCAGCCCTCAGGCTGGGCATGCTACCAGGCTTGCCGGGCATGGTGGGACGGGTCACGGGCGCGGCGTGGGAGGCGCGGAGCCTGCTGGGTGGGATGGTCGCTCGCTCTGGGTTGCTGACATTGGGACGGGAAGCGGGGCCATAGCTATATGCCTGGCGAGGCTTGTGCCGGGTGTGCATGTCTTCGCGAGCGATATCTCCACCGATGCGCTCGCTGTGGCGCGGATTAACGCGGATAAGCACGGCGTGACCGACAGGATTACGTTCATCGAGGGGGATCTGTTTTCCCCCTTTGCTGGTTTCGATGTCGATGGAGCTCGTAGAGGTAGAATCTGTGGAGCTCGTGAATTCGAAGGGAAGTTCGATGCGATAGTCTCCAATCCTCCCTACATCTCGAGCGCTGAGATGCGGACCCTGCAGGATGAGATAACCTATGAGCCGGTGGTCGCCCTCGATGGCGGCGAGGATGGGCTCGATGTTTGCCGGGGCATACTATCCCAGGCCCCGATGCATCTAGCTGAGGGTGGATTCGTTGCGCTCGAGGTTGCGAGCAACAGGGCGGAGGAGGTTCGCGAGATCGCTTTGCGCCGCTTTGAGGAGGTTGAAATCCTCCGCGATTACTCGGGCCGCGAGAGGGTTGCGTTTGCCCGGGGACCGCGCAAGGGACGTTGA
- a CDS encoding threonylcarbamoyl-AMP synthase: MSGSKNTEVIRVDPIHPELDLIRRAARLLRDGGLVAFPTETVYGLGANALDEEAVKDIFRAKGRPADNPLIVHIARREDLQGVVSAVPLVAERLIDQFWPGPLTLIFPRHPGLPYVTTGGIDTVAVRMPDHDIALGLIAEAGVPVAAPSANTSGRPSPTAAEHVIDDLGGKVDLILDGGPTAVGVESTVLDITVTPPVILRPGGTTPEDIQAVIGEVILPGLGAREARHGSPGSPDLAPGIAEDQGQDQAPKAPGMKYRHYSPEAEVILFEARTRPGAGEGRVSGDRAGGAQAGDGAMGAMGTMVSMIWSVATRLATRGKRVGIMCTDETCGAYARLADSAPMGTRSRLDIVSSGTRHDLSTIASRIFALLRQFDDDGADVILVEGVDERGLGFAVMNRLRKAAGGRIILV; this comes from the coding sequence ATGTCCGGCAGCAAGAATACAGAGGTAATACGGGTGGATCCCATCCATCCCGAGCTTGATTTGATCCGTCGAGCAGCCCGCCTCCTGAGGGATGGGGGCCTCGTCGCATTTCCCACAGAGACGGTCTACGGGCTGGGCGCGAACGCGCTCGATGAGGAGGCCGTGAAGGATATCTTCAGGGCCAAGGGGCGACCAGCTGATAACCCGCTCATAGTTCACATTGCGCGCAGGGAGGACCTGCAAGGTGTGGTGTCGGCAGTCCCGCTGGTTGCGGAGCGCCTGATAGATCAGTTCTGGCCCGGGCCGCTTACGCTGATCTTCCCCAGGCACCCCGGCCTGCCCTACGTAACCACTGGGGGGATAGATACCGTGGCGGTGAGGATGCCTGACCACGATATAGCCCTTGGGCTCATAGCGGAGGCAGGCGTCCCGGTCGCCGCCCCGAGCGCAAATACATCCGGGCGACCGAGCCCGACAGCGGCAGAGCACGTCATCGACGACCTCGGCGGCAAGGTGGACCTGATCCTCGACGGTGGGCCGACGGCTGTGGGCGTTGAATCTACAGTGCTGGACATAACCGTAACCCCCCCTGTGATCCTGCGGCCCGGCGGGACGACGCCCGAGGATATCCAGGCGGTCATCGGCGAGGTTATCCTCCCGGGGCTGGGGGCGAGGGAAGCCAGGCACGGGTCGCCGGGCTCGCCGGACCTGGCGCCGGGAATTGCTGAGGACCAGGGCCAGGACCAGGCCCCGAAGGCGCCGGGCATGAAATACCGGCATTATTCGCCGGAGGCGGAGGTCATACTATTCGAGGCCAGGACGCGACCCGGGGCTGGCGAGGGCAGGGTCAGCGGGGATAGGGCCGGCGGGGCGCAGGCCGGGGACGGGGCAATGGGAGCAATGGGGACGATGGTTTCAATGATCTGGTCCGTGGCGACCAGGCTCGCGACCCGGGGTAAGCGAGTCGGCATCATGTGCACGGACGAAACCTGTGGCGCTTACGCTCGCCTCGCGGATAGCGCGCCGATGGGAACAAGGTCGCGGCTGGACATTGTGTCAAGCGGCACGCGGCATGACCTTTCAACCATAGCATCGAGGATATTCGCCCTGCTCAGGCAGTTTGATGATGACGGCGCCGATGTCATCCTCGTTGAAGGCGTCGACGAGCGCGGCCTTGGCTTTGCGGTCATGAACAGGCTGCGAAAGGCAGCTGGCGGCCGGATCATACTGGTTTAG
- a CDS encoding N-acetyltransferase, with the protein MELRKARMEDVKKIHRLINVYAERGMMLPRSLALIYENLREFAVAEENGEVIGTGGLHIVWGDLAEIRAVAVHEDRMGQGVGKAVVEFLLQEARSLGIPRVFALTYKPGFFEKCGFRLTSKDELPQKVWKDCINCPKFPNCDEVAMICDVGVRAGTKPV; encoded by the coding sequence TTGGAATTGAGAAAGGCACGTATGGAGGATGTAAAAAAGATACACAGGTTGATCAACGTATACGCCGAACGCGGCATGATGCTGCCGCGATCGCTCGCGCTCATCTATGAAAACCTCCGGGAGTTTGCCGTAGCTGAAGAGAATGGAGAGGTAATCGGGACCGGGGGGTTACACATTGTGTGGGGGGACCTGGCCGAGATAAGGGCCGTGGCCGTGCACGAGGATAGAATGGGCCAGGGCGTAGGAAAGGCGGTCGTAGAATTCCTGCTCCAGGAGGCGAGGAGCCTCGGCATCCCCCGCGTATTTGCCCTGACCTATAAGCCCGGGTTCTTCGAGAAGTGCGGCTTTCGCCTCACATCAAAGGACGAGCTCCCGCAGAAAGTCTGGAAAGATTGCATCAACTGTCCGAAGTTTCCCAACTGCGATGAGGTCGCAATGATCTGCGATGTTGGTGTCCGCGCTGGTACTAAACCAGTATGA
- a CDS encoding (2Fe-2S) ferredoxin domain-containing protein has product MHNILVCVGSSCHLKGAYDVIKAFQSLIREHDLAGEVELGATFCLEHCAEGITIKVDDEIITGVTPDRAVGVFEERILGRQGPGSPGVGPESRP; this is encoded by the coding sequence ATGCACAACATTTTAGTTTGCGTTGGCAGTTCTTGCCACCTCAAGGGCGCGTACGACGTGATCAAGGCCTTCCAGTCCCTGATCCGGGAGCACGACCTGGCAGGCGAGGTTGAGCTCGGCGCGACATTCTGTCTCGAACACTGCGCCGAAGGCATTACGATCAAGGTCGACGATGAGATCATTACTGGCGTGACGCCAGATCGTGCAGTCGGGGTCTTTGAGGAGAGGATCCTGGGTAGGCAGGGGCCGGGATCGCCTGGGGTGGGCCCTGAGAGTAGGCCCTGA
- a CDS encoding PAS domain-containing protein, with protein MGVITTIEARCKDCYKCVRSCPVKAIRVTSGHAEVVDDRCILDGRCTRICPQKAKKVEGGLDRARGLLRPGARVAASLAPSFVAAFPEARPGQVVAALRLLGFSFIQETSVAARFVAAGHRLLVEGGRGPWPIISSSCPAIVNLVEKHYPDMIRHIAPVVSPMIAHGRLLKRALGPDSAVVFIGPCVAKKGEAVDKHVKGAIDAVLTFDELREWLSREGLDPGAAESCGFDRIRDIREVHDVHGAHGDDVGTPIEIRIEMGSGAVYEAGDVPGPARTFPVGGGLVKTADLPSDLLEEDIAVVTGLEECMEFLEALQAGAPEGIRFVEMMACDGGCVDGPFICSDLSLFERRRRVLSYSAGEVVSSADEVVGDGASEETAEGGDADNAGRERRAGAAGPDVPGRRMILLPLMRAYSARKVDAPEPGGEDIRRILAATGKILPEDELNCGACGYDSCREKAVAVYQGMAEIEMCIPYMRKRAESMASVTFNLTPNGIIITDTDLRILDVNPVVERKLGMRRDEIKGRRLNEFLDAAAFEEALRAGRVITREIAYPERGMVTLQTVVFVEEQGMILGVITDITEERKQREKLSSVRRETLDRAQEVIDKQMRVAQEVAGLLGETTAETKVLLTRLMKLFQSEEGNGAER; from the coding sequence GTGGGAGTGATAACCACGATCGAGGCCAGGTGTAAGGACTGCTATAAATGCGTCCGCTCCTGCCCTGTCAAGGCTATCAGGGTTACTTCGGGACACGCGGAGGTCGTGGATGACAGGTGCATCCTGGATGGCAGGTGCACCAGGATTTGCCCCCAGAAGGCAAAGAAGGTGGAGGGCGGTCTTGATCGAGCCCGGGGCTTGCTGCGCCCCGGGGCAAGGGTGGCCGCGAGCCTGGCGCCATCCTTTGTAGCGGCCTTCCCTGAGGCGCGGCCCGGCCAGGTCGTCGCTGCGCTCCGGCTCCTCGGTTTTTCGTTCATCCAGGAGACGTCGGTGGCTGCTAGATTCGTTGCAGCTGGACACCGCCTGCTGGTGGAGGGCGGCAGAGGCCCCTGGCCCATCATCTCGAGCTCATGCCCGGCGATAGTGAACCTAGTTGAGAAGCATTATCCTGATATGATCCGCCACATCGCCCCGGTGGTCTCACCTATGATAGCGCACGGGAGGTTGCTGAAACGCGCCCTCGGCCCAGATAGTGCCGTGGTATTCATCGGCCCGTGCGTGGCTAAAAAGGGAGAGGCCGTGGATAAGCATGTGAAGGGGGCTATTGACGCGGTCCTGACGTTTGACGAATTGCGGGAGTGGCTATCCAGAGAGGGTCTGGACCCGGGGGCAGCGGAGTCCTGCGGGTTTGATCGTATCCGTGACATCCGTGAGGTTCATGACGTTCATGGCGCTCATGGCGATGACGTGGGCACCCCCATTGAAATCCGCATTGAGATGGGTTCAGGAGCAGTCTACGAAGCTGGGGACGTGCCCGGCCCCGCCCGCACATTTCCTGTCGGGGGCGGGCTGGTCAAGACCGCAGACCTGCCGAGCGACCTCCTGGAGGAGGACATCGCCGTCGTAACGGGCCTCGAGGAGTGCATGGAGTTCCTCGAAGCTCTACAGGCGGGCGCTCCTGAGGGGATAAGGTTCGTGGAGATGATGGCCTGCGATGGAGGATGTGTGGACGGGCCGTTCATATGCTCGGATTTGAGCCTCTTTGAACGCCGCCGGAGGGTGCTATCGTATAGCGCCGGTGAGGTAGTCAGTAGTGCTGATGAAGTGGTTGGCGATGGGGCTAGTGAAGAAACAGCCGAAGGGGGCGACGCTGACAACGCAGGCCGGGAGCGGCGGGCGGGCGCGGCGGGTCCGGATGTGCCAGGCCGGAGGATGATACTTCTACCGCTCATGCGCGCGTATAGTGCCAGGAAGGTGGATGCGCCCGAGCCCGGCGGGGAGGATATCAGGCGCATCCTGGCGGCCACGGGGAAGATCCTTCCCGAGGATGAGCTGAACTGCGGGGCGTGCGGTTACGATTCGTGCAGGGAGAAGGCTGTCGCAGTCTACCAGGGCATGGCCGAGATCGAGATGTGCATACCTTACATGCGCAAGCGGGCCGAATCCATGGCGAGCGTGACATTCAACCTGACGCCGAACGGTATCATCATCACCGACACGGACCTCAGGATACTCGATGTCAACCCCGTGGTCGAGCGGAAGCTCGGCATGAGGCGCGACGAGATCAAGGGCAGAAGGTTGAATGAATTTCTTGATGCCGCCGCTTTTGAGGAGGCGCTCAGGGCCGGCAGGGTCATTACAAGGGAGATCGCCTACCCCGAGCGGGGCATGGTAACCCTCCAGACCGTGGTGTTCGTTGAGGAACAGGGCATGATCCTCGGGGTGATAACAGATATCACGGAGGAGAGGAAGCAACGGGAGAAGCTCAGCAGCGTGAGGCGCGAGACGCTTGATAGGGCTCAGGAGGTCATA